A region of Gracilinanus agilis isolate LMUSP501 chromosome 3, AgileGrace, whole genome shotgun sequence DNA encodes the following proteins:
- the FAM124B gene encoding protein FAM124B — protein sequence MDERQDPLIMTVHLLANAGYALPLQQTLDHLLEWICPEVHLFLVSERVTPVKYYEKYHSKRSRFPGISVLLFLHEDLGEERFFHVYDSFQKPPWQSHPTENAGGRLCPYTLTSQDFYSLDPHMPVWGMRQVHHGGEILRVTLYCSFDNYEDAIRLYEMILQKEATTQKNNFSFFVLYSKKNFSIQLSLKQLPLGMSVELRESSVLQFKVQEIGQLVPLLPNPCIPISSTRWQTQDYDGNKILLQVQTNPGQDENKGELFSNHNHTGADTLLQDSTRTIISTKRTTDQRSRRSQIRKSKHNSPEPPDLGVGTLPSESPRRTSWTRSSSSLSNNPSIAFQRSQPSPHLESAARIKILSQGNSFQKPEAETNVDTGFTVISSEQRQSSLRTFPRDLQSSLPATRMPNSSLAITGPRNTASEERIHPSPLTGHRDSKGAGQITSAFHLSQRPPGNEEEEFFI from the exons ATGGATGAGAGACAGGATCCTCTGATCATGACTGTCCATCTCTTGGCCAATGCTGGGTATGCACTGCCTTTGCAGCAAACCCTTGACCATCTCTTGGAGTGGATTTGCCCCGAAGTCCATCTATTTCTGGTGTCAGAGAGAGTGACTCCAGTAAAATACTATGAAAAATATCACTCCAAGAGGTCTAGGTTCCCAGGGATTTCTGTTTTGCTCTTCTTGCATGAAGACCTCGGGGAAGAACGGTTCTTTCACGTCTACGATTCCTTTCAGAAGCCACCTTGGCAATCTCATCCCACAGAGAATGCAGGTGGAAGGCTGTGCCCATACACACTCACCAGTCAAGATTTCTACAGCCTAGATCCTCACATGCCCGTCTGGGGGATGAGGCAGGTCCATCATGGTGGTGAGATCCTGCGGGTGACTTTATATTGCAGCTTTGATAACTACGAAGATGCAATCAGACTTTATGAAATGATCTTACAGAAGGAAGCCACCACCCAAAAGAACAACTTCTCCTTCTTTGTCCTGTATTCAAAGAAAAACTTTTCAATACAGCTCTCCTTGAAGCAACTTCCCTTAGGGATGTCTGTGGAACTCAGAGAGTCTTCTGTACTGCAGTTCAAGGTTCAAGAAATTGGCCAGTTAGTACCACTTCTGCCAAATCCCTGCATTCCTATCAGCAGCACCAGATGGCAAACTCAAGACTATGATGGAAACAAAATCCTCCTACAG GTCCAAACAAACCCAGGACAAGATGAAAACAAGGGTGAGCTTTTCTCTAATCACAACCATACAGGAGCTGACACTCTTCTCCAAGACTCTACCCGAACCATAATCTCTACAAAAAGAACCACAGATCAAAGAAGTCGAAGAAGCCAAATCAGAAAGTCAAAGCACAATTCCCCAGAGCCTCCTGACCTGGGAGTTGGGACTTTGCCATCTGAAAGCCCCCGTAGGACTTCATGGACCAGATCTAGTTCATCCCTCTCTAACAACCCATCCATAGCTTTCCAACGGAGCCAGCCCTCTCCACATCTTGAATCAGCAGCCAGAATCAAAATACTCAGTCAAGGAAACAGTTTTCAGAAGCCGGAGGCAGAGACTAATGTGGACACAGGGTTCACGGTAATCAGTTCAGAACAGAGGCAATCTTCTCTGAGAACATTTCCAAGGGATTTGCAAAGCAGCCTGCCTGCAACACGGATGCCAAACTCTTCATTAGCTATAACTGGTCCAAGAAACACAGCCTCTGAGGAGAGAATCCACCCGTCGCCACTTACTGGCCATAGGGACAGTAAAGGCGCAGGGCAGATCACTTCAGCATTTCATTTGTCACAAAGACCCcctggaaatgaggaagaagaattcTTTATATGA